In the genome of Myxococcus stipitatus, one region contains:
- a CDS encoding class I SAM-dependent methyltransferase: MTSPAETYLRDFHRRLPGVTSREFGGAPVWRDGEVHPSSYSLLEAEVPRGEAPLVVLDLACGDGHLLELLARRQQPGLSLLGVDLSEHELAAARTRLKDAATLTHGRAQSLPYPEASVDLVLSHLAFMLMDDVETVLSELRRVLKPTGRVSMVIGGGPLRNEAFEQYVRLLRPVLATTPNAALPLGDPRVRTSEGLAELFRDFTGLHIQNLEVQGDGPPERVWDSLTRTYDADRLPESARDSLKADFLRAVEPLRLADGTLPFRWSMRQVTATRP; the protein is encoded by the coding sequence ATGACCTCCCCCGCCGAAACCTATCTGCGCGACTTCCACCGCCGTCTCCCCGGAGTCACGTCGCGCGAGTTCGGCGGCGCCCCCGTGTGGCGGGATGGCGAAGTGCACCCCTCCAGCTACTCGCTCCTGGAGGCGGAGGTGCCTCGGGGGGAAGCGCCCCTGGTGGTGCTCGACCTCGCCTGTGGCGACGGCCATCTCCTGGAGCTGCTCGCCCGGCGCCAGCAGCCTGGCCTCTCGCTGCTGGGCGTCGACCTGAGCGAACACGAGCTCGCGGCGGCGCGGACGCGACTGAAGGACGCCGCCACGCTGACCCACGGCCGCGCCCAGTCGCTCCCCTACCCGGAGGCCAGCGTCGACCTCGTGCTGAGCCACCTCGCCTTCATGCTGATGGACGACGTGGAGACCGTGCTCTCCGAGCTTCGCCGCGTGCTGAAGCCCACGGGACGCGTGTCCATGGTCATCGGCGGAGGGCCCCTCCGGAACGAGGCGTTCGAGCAATACGTGCGCCTGCTGAGGCCCGTCCTCGCGACGACGCCGAACGCGGCCCTCCCCCTGGGAGACCCACGCGTGCGCACCTCCGAGGGGCTGGCGGAGCTGTTCCGCGACTTCACGGGGCTCCACATCCAGAACCTCGAGGTCCAGGGCGACGGCCCCCCGGAACGCGTGTGGGACTCCCTCACGCGGACCTATGACGCCGACCGGCTCCCCGAGTCGGCGCGGGACTCGCTCAAGGCGGACTTCCTGCGCGCCGTGGAGCCCCTGCGGCTCGCGGACGGCACGCTCCCCTTCCGCTGGAGCATGCGCCAGGTGACCGCCACCCGGCCCTGA
- a CDS encoding molybdopterin-dependent oxidoreductase: MRDRRLIVEPRPRLLTRRTALLGAGSALLASACDSARPHAGFLGAMERVNARLQAALFDETRLAPELPPEETTPPGAFPQYFISDTVPLAPPGWTLKVGGSVARPMRLTLAELQRLPSTQYRIRHHCVEGWSAVASWHGVRLRDLAEYVGADLAAAYVELRSFDSGYWSSWDRPSAFHPQTLLAYGMNGQPLPPEHGAPLRLYSAVKLGYKMVKYLTEVNFLSQPTSGYWEERGYEWYAGV; this comes from the coding sequence ATGCGCGATAGACGCCTCATCGTCGAGCCGCGCCCCCGGCTGCTCACCCGGCGCACGGCCCTGCTCGGAGCCGGGAGCGCCCTGCTCGCCTCCGCGTGCGACAGCGCCCGTCCTCACGCGGGCTTCCTGGGCGCCATGGAGCGCGTCAACGCACGGCTCCAGGCCGCGCTCTTCGACGAGACCCGGCTCGCCCCCGAGCTGCCTCCGGAGGAGACCACGCCTCCAGGCGCCTTCCCTCAGTACTTCATCTCGGACACGGTGCCGCTCGCGCCTCCAGGCTGGACGCTGAAGGTCGGGGGCAGCGTCGCGCGGCCCATGCGGTTGACGCTGGCGGAGCTCCAGCGGCTGCCGAGCACGCAGTACCGGATCCGCCATCACTGCGTGGAGGGCTGGAGCGCCGTGGCGTCCTGGCACGGCGTGCGCCTGAGAGACCTCGCCGAGTACGTGGGCGCGGACCTGGCGGCGGCCTATGTGGAGCTGCGCTCATTCGACTCGGGCTACTGGTCCTCCTGGGACCGCCCCAGCGCCTTTCATCCTCAGACACTCCTGGCCTACGGCATGAACGGGCAGCCGCTCCCACCCGAGCACGGCGCGCCCCTGCGCCTCTATTCGGCGGTGAAACTCGGTTACAAGATGGTGAAGTACCTGACCGAGGTGAACTTCCTCTCCCAGCCCACCAGCGGCTACTGGGAGGAGCGCGGCTACGAGTGGTACGCGGGCGTCTGA
- a CDS encoding cytochrome b/b6 domain-containing protein translates to MLSCHAVRAAPLRRPQPWPIRVAHWVNVPLLIIMAGSGLQILAAYPMLGPQGRPYAGYPFQGVIPPEWARLGDWLAGARQWHFAFGGFLALNGLLYLLYLAFSGEWRRRLFFPRRDARNAASTLAFYLRLRREPPSQELYNGLQRLAYTGALLLGILAVLSGVTLYKPVQLGALTSVLGGYDAARAIHLLTLALLGLFTLGHVLMVLLHPRSLVEMVTGGRKPDAR, encoded by the coding sequence ATGCTCTCCTGCCACGCCGTGCGAGCCGCTCCCCTCCGTCGCCCACAGCCCTGGCCCATCCGCGTGGCCCACTGGGTCAACGTGCCCCTGCTCATCATCATGGCGGGCAGCGGGCTGCAGATTCTCGCCGCCTATCCCATGCTCGGCCCCCAAGGGCGGCCCTATGCCGGATATCCCTTTCAGGGAGTGATTCCACCGGAGTGGGCCCGACTCGGAGACTGGCTCGCGGGCGCGCGACAGTGGCACTTCGCGTTCGGCGGCTTCCTCGCGCTCAACGGCCTTCTATATCTGCTCTACCTCGCCTTCAGCGGTGAGTGGCGCCGCCGTCTCTTCTTTCCCCGCCGCGACGCGCGCAACGCCGCGAGCACCCTCGCCTTCTACCTGCGCCTGCGAAGAGAGCCCCCTTCCCAGGAGCTCTACAACGGCCTGCAACGGCTGGCGTACACCGGCGCGCTGCTGCTGGGCATCCTCGCCGTCCTCTCGGGCGTCACGCTCTACAAGCCCGTGCAGCTCGGCGCGCTCACCTCCGTGCTCGGTGGCTACGACGCCGCGCGCGCCATCCACCTGCTCACGCTCGCGCTGCTCGGCCTCTTCACCTTGGGCCACGTCCTCATGGTGCTCCTGCATCCCCGCTCGCTGGTGGAGATGGTGACAGGTGGGAGGAAGCCCGATGCGCGATAG
- a CDS encoding right-handed parallel beta-helix repeat-containing protein produces MNRANATCLALFASTLLLTVGCGLPDSPDVRAEPVGSALVVAVLPRSLSSDEVKRVEVTVTPAQGGAVTEELVEHQVPEHEAVWRAQVRDIHSGPKARVGLRIIGASGVELGKVEVPEMELQRHQPALLVLAPQRSDTSRANTAPVIDAVVGSQATVSPGHVLKLGALARPSEGAETLTFAWSAKADDGMGAGSFDDASSKDVAWTAPTRRVQVRLTLVVTGSRGASTTLGFDVDVALGGELNVERGASFNRSPVLMELGVNPVADARVGVPVALQTAGVDDDGDRLTYAWSATCEGTFRDASAAVTQFTPTVLPTGACNNCELTVRVSDGQGAARERKTGLCVRSPMAPIISSLTPSATDTTAGVPVWLAATARDPQGEPLTFTWSANTGLLGHATRAGGSGEADWVALSCLPVDTVPTISLTVTNTSGLSASRTVSVDWTGPRCGEFAPCEATLGASEVSLTNDCTTEQSLWIPDGYTLNGARHVLTAVDPRGGRFLGAVLRNRGTTAHVRDVTVTARGLSEQVCDDVTTRLRGILFDGASGSVVDSQVLDLSQLDGAGACQEGVGIEVRNALTATSETQVEVRGNLVARYQKAGIVGSGRVKLSVDDNRVEGGGPVSFIARNGIQFSNGATGRATKNRVEGNAYSGGGTTAAGILVAGGEQYRMALCEDIDLFENTLVKNDIGINVSQADADGNGPPVPTGLRIQRNMVEHAGWPEPYAGKLFVGIWDLGGANVISQNRVSGAWYERATKPDETFDVIVEAGAASQIAFLTPARTVGVGLCSEALVVQSQDARGNLTALGAPSLVLEVVGSSAPGSVLYADAACTQELARAATGWELVLEKPQQEASFYFKAPRTGELTFKAKGDGLEGTQVHVVR; encoded by the coding sequence ATGAATCGAGCGAACGCGACATGTCTGGCCCTGTTCGCCAGCACGCTCCTGCTGACCGTGGGGTGTGGGCTGCCCGACTCGCCGGATGTTCGCGCGGAGCCTGTCGGCTCGGCGCTCGTGGTGGCGGTGCTTCCCCGCTCGTTGTCCTCGGACGAGGTGAAACGTGTGGAGGTCACCGTCACGCCCGCACAGGGCGGGGCTGTCACCGAGGAGTTGGTCGAGCATCAGGTGCCCGAACATGAGGCTGTGTGGCGGGCACAGGTGCGCGACATCCACTCGGGCCCGAAGGCCAGGGTGGGCTTGCGCATCATCGGTGCTTCGGGCGTGGAATTGGGGAAGGTGGAGGTCCCGGAGATGGAGTTGCAGCGGCATCAGCCCGCGCTCCTCGTGCTCGCGCCCCAACGCTCCGACACTTCGAGGGCCAACACCGCGCCCGTGATTGATGCCGTGGTGGGCTCTCAGGCGACGGTGTCACCGGGACATGTGCTGAAGCTTGGCGCCCTGGCCCGTCCTTCCGAGGGGGCGGAGACACTCACGTTTGCGTGGAGCGCGAAAGCGGATGATGGCATGGGCGCGGGCTCCTTCGATGATGCGTCGTCGAAGGACGTGGCGTGGACGGCCCCGACGCGGCGTGTACAGGTGAGGCTGACGCTGGTGGTGACGGGGAGCCGTGGCGCGTCGACCACGCTGGGCTTTGATGTGGATGTGGCGCTCGGTGGGGAGTTGAATGTGGAGCGCGGGGCTTCGTTCAATCGCTCGCCCGTCTTGATGGAGCTGGGCGTCAATCCCGTCGCGGATGCGCGAGTCGGCGTTCCCGTCGCGCTCCAGACGGCCGGGGTGGATGACGATGGTGACAGGCTCACCTATGCGTGGTCCGCGACCTGCGAGGGGACGTTCCGGGATGCGAGCGCGGCGGTCACCCAGTTCACGCCGACGGTCCTGCCCACTGGTGCCTGCAACAACTGCGAGCTCACCGTGAGGGTGAGTGATGGCCAGGGAGCTGCGCGAGAGCGCAAGACGGGCTTGTGCGTGCGCAGTCCCATGGCGCCCATCATCAGCTCCCTGACGCCCTCGGCGACGGATACGACGGCCGGCGTGCCGGTGTGGCTGGCGGCCACGGCGAGGGACCCGCAGGGCGAGCCGCTCACCTTCACCTGGTCCGCGAACACGGGCCTGTTGGGGCACGCGACGCGCGCGGGGGGCTCGGGTGAGGCGGACTGGGTGGCGCTGTCGTGCCTCCCGGTGGACACGGTGCCCACCATCTCCCTGACGGTGACGAACACCTCGGGGCTGTCCGCGTCGCGGACGGTCTCGGTGGATTGGACGGGGCCTCGCTGTGGTGAGTTCGCGCCCTGCGAGGCGACGCTGGGGGCCTCGGAGGTGTCGCTGACGAACGACTGCACCACGGAGCAGTCCCTGTGGATTCCGGATGGGTATACCTTGAACGGCGCGAGGCATGTGCTCACGGCGGTGGACCCGCGCGGAGGCCGCTTCCTGGGAGCGGTGCTGCGCAACCGGGGCACCACGGCGCACGTGCGCGATGTGACGGTGACGGCGCGAGGGCTCTCGGAGCAGGTCTGTGACGACGTCACGACGCGGCTGCGCGGCATCTTGTTCGACGGCGCGAGCGGCTCCGTCGTGGACAGCCAGGTGCTGGACCTGAGCCAGCTGGATGGCGCCGGCGCCTGTCAGGAGGGCGTGGGCATCGAGGTGCGCAACGCGCTGACCGCGACGTCGGAGACGCAGGTGGAGGTGCGGGGCAACCTCGTGGCGCGCTACCAGAAGGCGGGCATCGTCGGCTCGGGGCGGGTGAAGCTGAGCGTGGATGACAACCGCGTGGAGGGAGGGGGGCCGGTGTCCTTCATCGCGCGCAATGGCATCCAGTTCAGCAATGGCGCCACGGGGCGGGCCACGAAGAACCGGGTGGAGGGCAATGCCTACTCGGGCGGGGGGACCACGGCCGCGGGCATCCTGGTGGCGGGCGGGGAGCAATACCGGATGGCGCTGTGCGAGGACATCGACCTCTTCGAGAACACGCTGGTGAAGAACGACATCGGCATCAACGTGTCGCAGGCGGATGCGGATGGGAATGGCCCGCCCGTGCCGACGGGGCTGCGCATCCAGCGGAACATGGTGGAGCACGCGGGGTGGCCGGAGCCGTACGCCGGCAAGCTCTTCGTGGGCATCTGGGACCTGGGCGGCGCGAACGTCATCAGCCAGAACCGCGTGAGCGGCGCCTGGTATGAGCGCGCGACCAAGCCCGACGAGACGTTCGACGTCATCGTGGAGGCGGGCGCGGCGTCCCAGATTGCGTTCCTCACGCCGGCGCGGACGGTGGGCGTGGGGCTGTGCTCCGAGGCGCTGGTGGTGCAGAGCCAGGACGCGCGAGGGAACCTGACCGCGCTGGGCGCGCCGTCACTGGTGCTGGAGGTGGTGGGGAGCTCGGCGCCGGGTTCGGTGCTCTACGCGGACGCGGCGTGCACGCAGGAGCTGGCCCGGGCGGCGACGGGGTGGGAGCTGGTGTTGGAGAAGCCGCAGCAGGAGGCCTCGTTCTACTTCAAGGCCCCGCGGACGGGAGAGCTGACCTTCAAGGCGAAGGGGGACGGACTCGAGGGGACGCAGGTCCACGTGGTCCGGTGA
- the kdpF gene encoding K(+)-transporting ATPase subunit F produces the protein MNFEYAAGAVLAVFLTAYLVYALLRPERF, from the coding sequence ATGAACTTCGAATACGCCGCCGGCGCGGTGCTCGCCGTGTTCCTCACCGCCTACCTCGTCTACGCCCTGCTCCGCCCCGAGCGCTTCTAG
- a CDS encoding TIGR02996 domain-containing protein yields the protein MSREKGDILETHLERAEDALARCEDDEALGHLLEAWKECQAEPIIALIQRLSDHRVAGLTPLSSSAPRGRIEEARHAMDLPRVLAGLMEEVTRRGFCVPGHELDVLRRRFPADPRMVPLVLASARKRDAEKLDNLRMHSAVLMYVGAPFDVEPLRELRARLPEGLGREAERLDSVIRLGERWVPPVLGASAQARCDALKEAVEARIGTSARTAATREELFARVHAAPEDDEARKVLADVLLEQGDPLGEFIMLQCSSTPDEARIATLLDAHRARWQAPLGPHVERGLIRFERGFPVAVQLEHAASVPFAHCFTAPEPAWSTVEELALDGSSHYEKLWAAMLNAPALRNVKTLLRASGPTVGALKAPRESALQRVELSSTEGEGVLETLEALPRLRWLKVTTRSPEFVLRCLGPSMASRLESFEGCKWVTHEYSFLRPHDHMAWRIVLSRDAEVPVSVIVGDFRDTRELVPLLGAATRFSTRALRVCFRFEWMRRFTLDAGPEIASQVVQGRRILEEAASAYTQVLWEEA from the coding sequence ATGTCTAGGGAGAAGGGTGACATCCTGGAGACGCATCTGGAGCGCGCGGAGGATGCGCTGGCCCGGTGTGAAGATGACGAGGCGCTCGGTCATCTGCTGGAGGCGTGGAAGGAGTGCCAGGCGGAGCCCATCATCGCGCTCATCCAGCGGCTCTCAGACCATCGGGTCGCGGGGCTGACGCCGCTGAGCTCCTCCGCGCCTCGGGGGCGGATAGAGGAGGCTCGTCATGCGATGGACCTGCCGCGAGTGCTGGCGGGTTTGATGGAGGAGGTCACGCGTCGCGGTTTCTGCGTTCCGGGGCATGAGCTCGACGTGTTGAGACGGCGCTTCCCCGCGGACCCGCGCATGGTCCCGCTGGTGCTCGCCTCTGCTCGGAAGAGGGACGCCGAGAAGCTGGACAACCTGCGGATGCACAGCGCTGTGCTCATGTACGTCGGGGCTCCCTTTGACGTGGAGCCGCTGCGCGAGCTGAGGGCGCGCTTGCCCGAGGGACTCGGGCGGGAGGCGGAGCGGCTCGACTCCGTCATCCGGCTGGGGGAGCGCTGGGTCCCTCCTGTGTTGGGCGCGAGCGCGCAGGCTCGGTGCGACGCGCTGAAGGAGGCGGTCGAGGCGCGAATCGGAACGTCCGCTCGCACCGCCGCGACGCGTGAGGAGTTGTTCGCGCGAGTCCATGCGGCACCCGAGGACGACGAGGCGCGGAAGGTGTTGGCGGATGTGTTGCTCGAGCAGGGAGACCCGCTGGGCGAGTTCATCATGCTCCAGTGTTCGAGCACGCCGGACGAAGCGCGCATCGCCACGCTCCTCGATGCGCACCGGGCGCGATGGCAGGCTCCCCTGGGGCCCCATGTCGAACGGGGACTCATCCGATTCGAGAGAGGCTTTCCGGTGGCCGTCCAACTCGAGCACGCCGCTTCGGTGCCCTTCGCGCATTGCTTCACCGCGCCGGAGCCGGCCTGGAGCACGGTGGAGGAGCTCGCCCTGGATGGGAGTAGCCATTACGAAAAACTGTGGGCGGCGATGCTCAATGCCCCGGCGCTGCGCAATGTGAAGACGCTGCTGCGCGCCTCCGGGCCCACGGTCGGTGCGCTGAAGGCGCCGAGAGAGTCCGCCCTGCAACGGGTGGAGTTGAGCTCCACGGAAGGGGAGGGGGTGCTCGAGACGTTGGAGGCGCTTCCTCGGTTGCGATGGTTGAAGGTCACCACCCGGAGTCCGGAGTTCGTCCTGCGGTGCCTGGGGCCATCCATGGCTTCGCGGCTGGAGTCCTTCGAGGGATGCAAGTGGGTGACGCACGAGTACTCGTTCCTGCGTCCGCATGACCACATGGCCTGGCGCATCGTGCTCAGTCGAGATGCGGAAGTCCCCGTCTCGGTCATCGTGGGGGACTTCCGCGATACGCGGGAGCTCGTCCCGCTCCTCGGTGCCGCCACGCGCTTCAGCACCCGCGCGCTCCGGGTGTGCTTTCGCTTCGAGTGGATGCGCAGGTTCACGCTGGACGCGGGGCCGGAGATTGCCTCCCAGGTCGTTCAGGGCCGGAGGATTCTGGAAGAGGCGGCTTCGGCCTACACCCAGGTCCTCTGGGAAGAGGCGTAG
- a CDS encoding zinc-dependent metalloprotease has translation MRGPYLRLIPLALLLSFVGCGESSPREVPGEPPPVALDGAFVSIPWEAHAEQHPQLRQALSGAMDTSGGTFYLAIRKNELGQRWFLSTFWKQLFPGGVEMGAAVSLGTRVVTFQEQNGKLFILDADHRKKSSDLFDPTVLVDAYPIIRDFQPFNRLRGADQYLLIDPTAGLSRINAASDYFSRYIADSAFRFEEELAFAQRFRRIEDGVTYEKVFTGMADRTPYFNVDNPLEPNRFRVSGTLGMALRKYQEGAGFTSTERPARDFYFPAEPGLIPDSSELSAPVAKWNIHPGMKPIAWHITDSILKVQGQPRYQPYDLVGAVKRGVEGWNQAFGFKVFEVSVGDSDLGFADDDKNVILFDTSTVNAFAFADWRTNPNTGEIRGATIYMNAVWVELGEAVFGSDGELHRPSPLPAGDRVGVAWSGMAHQPLCTLESDQALAHALAPDSTSHVLGLSLKEKVERYVTWVVLHEVGHTLGLQHNFAGSLRFDETPGAPVSNSVMDYLLEHDAIQLTAPGTYDIQAVRYLYGLSPSLPTERFCTYQDLGEDPDCNSFDRTSEPLTRFYLPRYQHLRDRVLAGTPFAVVSYSFNEFLNRTLQFVLAPRLTTQAATYALVMERLRPPLQIPEGVDPVAHGARADDLARRILSRLYLDARRMRGNFRGQPPNHAELNQAILADVRGILLNVDGVRGYASRRAMVEILKVHQSAAAYLILREARTQLTAQLPSLSGAALVEAEDLLARIHAASSPYYL, from the coding sequence ATGCGTGGACCGTATCTCCGACTCATCCCTCTGGCCCTCCTGCTGTCCTTCGTCGGCTGCGGCGAATCCAGCCCCCGTGAAGTCCCTGGAGAACCCCCTCCGGTCGCCCTGGATGGCGCCTTCGTCTCCATTCCCTGGGAGGCTCACGCGGAGCAGCACCCGCAGCTCCGCCAGGCGCTCTCCGGCGCCATGGACACCTCCGGCGGCACCTTCTATCTGGCCATTCGCAAGAACGAGCTGGGCCAGCGCTGGTTCCTCTCCACCTTCTGGAAGCAGCTCTTCCCCGGCGGCGTCGAGATGGGCGCGGCCGTCAGCCTGGGCACGCGGGTGGTGACCTTCCAGGAGCAGAACGGAAAACTCTTCATCCTCGACGCGGACCACCGCAAGAAGAGCAGCGACCTCTTCGACCCCACCGTCCTGGTCGACGCCTACCCCATCATCCGCGACTTCCAACCGTTCAACCGCCTGCGCGGCGCGGACCAATACCTGCTCATCGACCCCACCGCGGGCCTGAGCCGCATCAACGCGGCCTCCGATTATTTCAGCCGCTACATCGCGGACTCGGCCTTCCGCTTCGAGGAGGAGCTCGCCTTCGCCCAGCGCTTCCGCCGCATCGAGGATGGGGTCACCTACGAGAAGGTCTTCACCGGCATGGCGGACCGGACGCCCTACTTCAACGTGGACAACCCCTTGGAGCCCAACCGCTTCCGCGTCTCCGGCACCCTGGGCATGGCGCTGCGCAAGTATCAGGAGGGCGCGGGCTTCACCTCCACGGAGCGGCCCGCCCGGGACTTCTACTTCCCCGCCGAGCCCGGTCTCATCCCCGACTCCAGCGAGCTGTCGGCCCCGGTGGCGAAGTGGAACATCCACCCCGGCATGAAGCCCATCGCATGGCACATCACTGACTCCATCCTCAAGGTCCAAGGCCAACCGCGCTACCAGCCGTACGACCTCGTGGGCGCGGTGAAGCGAGGTGTCGAGGGATGGAACCAGGCCTTCGGGTTCAAGGTGTTCGAGGTCTCCGTGGGAGACAGTGACCTGGGCTTCGCCGATGACGACAAGAACGTCATCCTCTTCGACACGAGCACGGTGAATGCCTTCGCGTTCGCCGACTGGCGCACCAACCCCAACACGGGAGAGATTCGCGGCGCCACCATCTACATGAACGCGGTCTGGGTCGAGCTGGGAGAGGCGGTCTTCGGAAGCGACGGCGAGCTCCACCGCCCCAGCCCCCTCCCCGCCGGTGACAGGGTGGGCGTGGCCTGGTCCGGCATGGCCCATCAGCCCCTGTGCACGCTGGAGTCCGACCAGGCCCTCGCACACGCCCTCGCGCCCGACTCGACCTCCCACGTCCTGGGGCTCTCCCTGAAGGAGAAGGTCGAGCGCTATGTGACCTGGGTCGTGCTGCACGAGGTGGGGCACACGCTGGGCCTCCAGCACAACTTCGCGGGCTCCCTGCGCTTCGACGAAACCCCCGGCGCGCCCGTTTCCAACTCCGTCATGGACTACCTGCTCGAGCACGACGCCATCCAGCTCACCGCCCCTGGCACCTATGACATCCAGGCGGTGCGATATCTGTATGGACTGTCCCCGTCCCTTCCCACCGAGCGCTTCTGCACCTACCAGGACCTGGGTGAGGACCCCGACTGCAACTCGTTCGACCGGACCTCGGAGCCGCTCACCCGGTTCTATCTGCCGCGCTACCAGCACCTGCGCGACCGGGTGCTTGCGGGCACGCCGTTCGCAGTGGTGTCCTACAGCTTCAACGAGTTCCTGAACCGGACGCTCCAGTTCGTGCTCGCCCCGCGACTGACCACCCAGGCCGCGACGTACGCGCTCGTGATGGAGCGGCTGCGGCCACCGCTCCAGATTCCCGAGGGCGTGGACCCCGTCGCCCACGGCGCGCGCGCAGACGACCTGGCGCGACGCATCCTCTCGCGGCTCTACCTGGATGCGCGGCGGATGCGCGGCAACTTCCGCGGCCAGCCCCCCAACCACGCCGAGCTCAACCAGGCCATCCTCGCCGACGTCCGAGGCATCCTGCTCAACGTGGACGGCGTGCGCGGCTACGCCTCCCGCCGCGCCATGGTGGAGATCCTCAAGGTGCACCAGAGCGCCGCCGCGTACCTCATCCTCCGCGAGGCGCGCACGCAGCTCACCGCGCAGCTGCCCTCGTTGAGCGGCGCGGCCCTCGTCGAGGCCGAGGACCTGCTGGCCCGCATCCACGCGGCCAGCTCGCCCTACTACCTCTGA
- a CDS encoding porin — protein MWPIDTSPLLLSLLLQQADVSPPGPDTRVTAEEEAPSLLSRLKPEGGVDVYYAHNFNQPAHSANFIPGTGTSAKRAGEITINLASLGVSLAPEPVGFKVLLGFGTGAEVVHAAEPEGVTTGPDLWRYVQQASLSFAHGPVVLEAGIYPSHIGFESFQSQLNWTYTRSWMGELSPYYQTGLKGTWTLDPKWSVQLHLLNGWQTIGDNNHGLAVGTQVAYSGDRLSASFNTFIGEEGTEGSDGLRLFADIVATYRVTEALRLAATADVGTQHVPGGERAYWYAAGVNARYQLAEPVALVGRAEVYRDADGLMTGAEQTLTAGTLTVEVKPATALVLKLEGRYDHSTEAVFAGRATTDDGTPVPKDSETLVVLGATAYF, from the coding sequence ATGTGGCCCATCGACACCTCACCGCTGCTGCTCTCCCTGCTGCTCCAGCAGGCCGACGTCTCCCCGCCAGGCCCGGACACCCGGGTCACCGCTGAGGAGGAGGCTCCGAGCCTCCTCTCGCGCCTGAAGCCGGAGGGAGGCGTCGACGTGTACTACGCCCACAACTTCAACCAGCCCGCGCACTCGGCCAACTTCATCCCCGGCACGGGCACCAGCGCGAAGCGCGCTGGCGAAATCACCATCAACCTCGCCTCGCTCGGCGTGAGCCTGGCCCCCGAGCCCGTGGGCTTCAAGGTGCTCCTCGGCTTCGGCACCGGCGCGGAGGTCGTCCACGCCGCCGAGCCCGAGGGCGTCACCACCGGCCCCGACCTGTGGCGCTACGTCCAACAGGCCTCACTGTCCTTCGCCCACGGCCCCGTGGTGCTCGAGGCCGGCATCTATCCCAGCCACATCGGCTTCGAGTCGTTCCAATCCCAGCTCAACTGGACCTACACCCGCTCGTGGATGGGCGAGCTGTCGCCCTACTACCAGACGGGCCTCAAGGGCACCTGGACGCTCGACCCGAAGTGGAGCGTGCAGCTCCACCTCCTCAATGGCTGGCAGACCATCGGCGACAACAACCACGGGCTCGCCGTGGGCACACAGGTCGCCTACTCGGGCGACCGCCTGTCCGCGTCCTTCAACACCTTCATCGGCGAGGAGGGCACCGAGGGCAGTGACGGCCTGCGCCTCTTCGCGGACATCGTGGCCACCTATCGCGTCACGGAGGCGCTCCGCCTCGCGGCGACCGCGGACGTGGGCACGCAGCACGTCCCCGGAGGCGAGCGCGCGTATTGGTACGCGGCCGGCGTCAACGCCCGCTACCAGCTCGCCGAGCCCGTCGCCCTCGTCGGCCGCGCGGAAGTCTACCGAGACGCCGATGGCCTCATGACGGGCGCCGAGCAGACGCTGACCGCGGGCACCCTCACCGTCGAGGTGAAGCCCGCGACGGCGCTCGTCCTCAAGCTGGAGGGCCGCTACGACCACTCGACGGAAGCCGTGTTCGCCGGCCGGGCCACCACCGATGACGGCACGCCCGTGCCGAAGGACTCCGAGACGCTCGTCGTGCTCGGCGCCACCGCCTACTTCTGA